ctacaaaaactttttaaaactcagcCAGGATTGGGGgtatgccagctactcaggaggctgaggtgggaggatcagaggactgcttgagcccaggaggttgaggctgcagtgagtcgtgttcacaccactggacttcagcctgagtgacaaagtgaaaccctgtagcaaacaaacaaacaaacaaagaaaagtaaTACTAAGGTTTGGACATTCCTATCTAAACTAggtggaaagagaaaatggagagtaCTGGGTTATAAGGAGGCAGGTATTCTAGAGTAAGGAATTTGGTAGTTTAATTAAAGCAGAAAACAGgatcccctcctcttcccttggGATATGCCCTGGAGAATGacgaaatgattttaaaagaaaaaaatatattttaaatttgaaaaaaaaagaagcataaggaaaaaaagaagcataaggacaacagagtgaaatctaTTCAGAGTAGGGCAAAATGAAGTTGGTTTTAGCAAATGCTTAGATCAATGGACTAGGAAGGAAACAGGCTAGAATACAGTATCCCTAGGAAAAGCAGCTTATCAGAAGTCACATGCAGTTACTTTTTTCCATTGCCTTTTTGAACATAGATGACACTTGACAGTTTTtgacataaatattttagaaatatgctTTAGAGGCCGGGCAGgatgattcacacctgtaatcccagcactttgggaggccgaggtgggctgatcactgaGGTCatttcgaggccagcctgaccaacatggagaaaccctgtctctactaaaaatacaaaattagccgggcatgttggcacctgcctgtaatcccagctacttgggaggctgaggcaggagaatcatttgaacctgggaggtgtaggttgcagagAGCctagaccatgccattgcactccagcatgggcaacaagagcaaaactctgtctcaaaaagaatatatatatgttttagaaaTGATGCCTCCAGGCcgagctcggtggctcacacctataatcccagcactttgggaggctgaggcgggtggatcacctgaggtcaggagttcgagatcagcctgaccaacatggtgaaaccccatctctactaaaaatacaaaaattagctgggtgtggtgacaggtgcctgtaatcccagctactcaggaggcttaggcaggagaatctctggaatctgggaggcagaggttgcagtgagccgagatcttgccactgcactccagtctgtatgacagagcaagactccatctcaaaagaaaagaaaagaaatgatgctTCCTACAAACAAGAAACTAATAAGTGGTTACCTAGAGAGCTGGAGGACATGTAATTTGCAGTGTCCTGtttctaattttgaaattatatggATGTTTCTCctattaacaataaaattaagttttcGGAAAAAAGAATATCGTTATTTGCATCAGAAGAACAATACCTTTGTGTGAAAAGTAGATTTCAAGTAAAAGCTGCTTTTTATATCTTAATACTTTCTTCCAAAAACAGAGTACATACTGATGTACAATGGACTGCTTTTAGACCTAAGAATAAAAAGTCAAGCCACATATCAGCCACATATCTCTAATTCCATATCTATCTAAGCCAAATTTTCTGGAGTCCTTTGAATTTTCCtacattcaaaacatttttcaattGGATTCTAgcgttttttttttaagctatggGGATGTCACTTTCCTGGATGTTGGAGATGATTATAATCTAGGTTTTGAGGATAAATATTAAAGCTCTCATGATACTTTTTAAGGGTTCTTTTCTGCCTGTTATGTggctataataatttaaatattatactaGGATTAATACCTGTCATTTGCTGCGTAATATTCATAGAAATATGAATGAGCATAATAATGGAATTCCTTTACACTTATTTTTTGCATTCTATTTTGTAccagtttttattgaaatatgtaCCCACATATATTATGGCTATTTTACATTCACATTTactgcatttttctgtttgttacacACTTTTTGCTGATACAGTTTCTCTGTCTATATATGTTGATTAGAAATTCATTCTATTATGGGCTGTTTCTTGGTTAATAGTATTCACTAAGAAAGAGTAGATACTATTCAGTTTCCTAATATTGCATGTATGGTAACAGCTTTAGTTAGTAATTTGCTATGTTTTGATGCTAGCTACATACCCCAATTTTCATTAATATCTATATATTGTTTTAGTTccatgattttatgtttttaattattttgtgttttttcagaATTTACTATATCTTCCTCATTATAAGTCATATGTAATCTATCACTTTTATTCATGTATGAATTatcactgttattattttataacttctttATAGACAAGCAGCCTGAAGCTCAGAGTTTAACtgcacattttctttcaaaaagcatttcttggccgggcgttgtggctcacgcctgtaatcctagcactttgggagaccgaggcaggcagataatctgatgtcgggagttcgagaccagcctggtaaacatggcaaaaccccgtctctattaaaaatgcaaaaaattagccaggcagagtggcatgcgcctataatcccagctactcaggaggctgaggcatgagaattgcttgagcccaggaggcggaggttgcagtgagctgagatcaagccactgcactccagcctgcgtgacagagtaagactctgtctcaataaaataaaatttaaaaaaagaaaaaaaacgcaTTTCTATCAGGTAGTTATTTTGACTTATGATAAAAAGCCAGGCTTGAAGAGTGCAAAGAATGACCTTTTAGATTTACCAATGGCCTAGGTTAAATATAAACTCTAGGACATATCATAAGACCTGCAGAAGCAAAATGTGACACCAGGGATTATAAAGGTAATAGCTGTACTATATTCCAGTAGACCAAAAAAATGCCATATTAAAAGTTCTAATTTCCTGGTTTCTGGTCTATGCTCAGAGAAAAGACTCCTGGCAAGGAAGTCAGGTTCTGTAACCTGGTAATGATATTAACATAATGGTAAAACTTAAACAGGTCAATCTGACCTCTCAGactcataaaatgaaatgttagaACTTCTCTAAGGACCTCCTAGTTCTAAAATGCTCCAATTCTAGGAAATAGTTTGAGTCTATActagcccagattcaagggatagATAGGGAAGGGAGAAGGTTGCTTCTAGCCTAGGAAATAATATACGAAACCAGACCACTTGGGTCTTCACATCTGTGTCCAAGTTGGACACAAAGACAGTTCATCAGAAGAGGACCAAACTGCTTCAGCACTCGAGGCCATCATAAACTGTTTGGCTTTTAGTATCTCAGTGAGTATTGGTATTAGAGGCTTCCTGATTGCAACAACCTTAAGATAATGCTGTTCTTCAAATAAGGTGAGAATTTTTCAATCTCATCGGTTTTTTCATCTCTCTCTTGTTACCTACAGAAGATTTCCAAAATACATCTTTACCTGGAACTGCACATTCTCTGCAGCTCTCTCTTCCTGTGGTGAACAATGCAGCTTTCTTGACAGGAAGCATCTCCAACTTCTCCAGAGCCTCTGCTCCAGACATCAGCTCAGCATGGCTACAGCCATCAGCCTCTGGTACCTCCTTCCAGCCACTCATGGGCAGTGCCTACCTTTACCAACATTCTAGCACAACTATGTTGTCTGGGGTTACTGGCCAGAGCCATATCTGTACTTCAGCTGCCTCTTATCCAGGCGTTTTTGAGTGGGATAGTATAGCAAGCACAGTAAAGAAGTCATCCTCACTCAGGGACTTCACCGTGACTGCCATTGATCAGAACACAGCTGTCTCTTCCATGTCTATGACAGCCCAGTATGATAAAACTTCAGATACCAATACTGTGGTCCTTCTGTATCCATCACTATCTGCCAGCCTTGTTCAGGGGACACTAACTCAAATTCCAAATCAGCAGGGCCATAACCTGTCACTTCCCTACCAGATAGGAAGCCAGGTCTATTACCATAATCAAGGCACAATGGGGCCTCCACTATCCTGCCTGCAATCCTATGGCTCTGTGTCATACACAGGATATAGGGCTTCTGCCCATCAACCAGAAATGGTGATGGTGCTAAAGGAGGTTCAGCCCACAAATGTCCTACCACCAGCCTCTACTTCTGGGATGTATTACTCTGTGTCTGCCCAACCCATCACAGAAACCGGCGTTCAAGGTGAGTACAAACATCAAGAAAGGAGAGGAATAATGTCAGCACTGAAAAGGAGGGTCAAATCTGTAGCTGAGTGGTGAGTCCATGGGTAGGTAGAATTTAAGTCCTGAGACTTCAACCACTATTCTTGGGCAGTGCTCTCCATTTTCAGACTCTATATAAGAACACCTTATAAGTGGGAAAGTGGAACACTATAATGGCTATCTATGCTACATGTAAGAGAGTCGCAAGAGCATACTGACGGACACACTTTTTAGTGCCCTGGCTGATCACTTCCCCCGCACTACCACGCTGTAATGTCCTTCCTTAATCTATTACTTTAGTCTCTTTGGAAGGCACTTCGGAACTCTTATTTTGGCAGTGACATTTTGATTTTCCTTAACTTACAATAGGATTTAAGACCTTGTGTTCAGAGATCCTCTCCAAAACAAACAGGCTCAGAATCTGTGCTTGCTTATCTATTTCATGAGGAAGGGCTCCGCTCTCTACCCTAGTCCATGGTGTAAAGTGTTCTTATTCTCTCAGGAGAGTGGAGAGAATTGAAAGGACCCTGTAAGAATGTGAGGCTTTATAAAACatctcctattttaaaaatcactttcactttttgacttacaacaaccctatgaaatacaaagaaaaccaagaaacaatCACATCAAATGATAACCAGTAAGAGAACAGTCACTGTCAGTCTCCTAATACAGGGTCTTGTCCATGGTCCTTAAGATGGGCTAGTAGAAATGCCTTGCCCATGTTGGAAAGGTATCCGATCGCTGCATTGGTGTATAGGGGGAGCATCTCACTTACCAGGGACTGATTTCTTCCTTGATTCCTTTGTAGCGATGGAAACTTCCCTGGGGATGGATACTTCCCTGAGATTGCAACCTCCAAGCCAGACGTTTTGTCTGCCACAAACTCCAGAATTCTCCAAGTCCTTCAGTAGCAGAAATACCCAGACACTTGAGAGTAACCcatcacctgagcttggggacATTTCAATTATAACTCCAGTCCAGAGTCCTACTAATCTCTTGACACTGTCTCCAGCTCCAagccaggaaaaaaatgagaatgagaattTGGATAAGATTAAAACCAACCTTTCAAAGCCTCTAGATGTCTACCAGATCCTAATAGGAAATCAAGATCCTCCACTACCTCTTTTAGAAATCCCCGATATTCACCCGCTTCTGGGCTGCATTGATCCTCATGGCCAAGAGGACCAGCCTGGTTCTGAAAATGCCAATCTAAGAAATAACAGCCTGAGTCTTGAGAACCAAGGGATATTTGAAAATGAGATTGAGTCTAGCAGTGATTTGGCAGACATCACTACATGGGTGGAGAATACTTACCTCCCCCCGATCTTCAGTTCCTTACAAGATCTTGACCAACCCGAAGTTCCCTCGGCAAAGAAAGCCAAAGATACCAGTGCAATCAAGGTAAATCAGGCACAGGAAAAGTCATATGTCATAAAAGGTCACTCTGATCAAGTCAGGAAGAACAAGCATAAAGCTTCCGAGCCTATCCAGGGTGCTCCCAAGGCCAAAATCCAGCCAAAGAACCCAGAGTTTCCATTAGAGGGAGAAGTGGTTGTTTGCAGGGCTACAATCAGTGACAGCGCTTCTGTGAACAAGGCCAAGCATTCTAGCAACAAACCTCACAAAGCTGCATCCAGCAGGATCAGCAAAACTAAGAGCCATGGGCAGGAAGAGACCAAAGGGAACAGAAAGAACAGCTCCAAGAAATCTGAAGAGAGTAAGCAGTCAGGGAACAAAGTCAAGGTAGAAGAGAAGCAAACCATTCCCCATAGGAAACGGAAGAAAAATCAACCTCAGCTTAGCCAAGAGATCTTTAAAAAGCCCCGAAGCTCCCTAGGCACGCACCTGCTAGAGTCCGTGCAAGTTTTCCATGCACTCGGGAAAAAGATCGATAAGAAAACTGGATTCTCTTCCTCCAGGATCCTGGGAAGCAACACCCAAAACCGCCAGCCATTCCCAGCTCTCCAACCATGGCTGGATACCCGACGTGAGGGTAAAGGCCCGGAGAAACTTGAGGTCAAGGCCCAGAAACTAGATGGTAGTGCTGAAAAGGAGTGTCCATCTCCATCCCACTCTGAGTTGCCACCACCTGGGAAGGTCAAGTTGATACCTTTGCCCTTTCTGACCCTGGACAAACCTCAAGCTCAACCTGTTTCTCGGCGTCCAAACCGTCTGGCCTCACGTAGGCCTGCTGTGGCTTACCGTGCTCAACCTGATTCTACTAACTCAGCTAAATCAACTGCAGTCAATCCATCCCAACCAGCTCCTACCAACACATCTTTGACAGGTCCTGCCACACCAGCTCAGCCAATTTCAACCAAAGCAACCCAACCCAGTTCAGCCAACCCTACCCAGCCTACTGTCCCTCAATCTGCTGCTTCTAGGCCATCACCCTACAAAACATCATCTTGTTCTTCTCTGCAGCAGGAGCCTGTTTCCACTGCTGTGACCAGTCTCTGTTCACTGCCCAAGCCTCAAAATCGATTTCTAATCCAAGACTTCGGCCCCCAACCCCGTCCATGGAGGAAACCCACTGTTCCTGAGCCAGTAATGTCAATGCCCATCACAGAAGAGCAGAGGCCAGAGCGTGAGGCCATGAAGAGAAAGGCTCAACAAGAGCGTGAGAATGCTGCCAAATACACCTCTTTGGGGAAAGTGCAGTTTCTCGTTGAAAGGGAAAGAGATATGGAAATTGCTAAATACTATGGCTACACAATCTAAGAGCTGAGATTGTTGGTTTTACTTTGGATACCGCTGGTTTTCcacatacatagatagatactaatttatttattctgatatatttttaaaacataataaagaaatgtaatagAATTGATTAATAGATAAGTAATAAAAAGGGCTTTTGAGTTTTGAGATGCTGTTGACTGTGGGTTTTCTTTGGTCGGGTTGGGGATCAAAGGCTGCATTAGAAAGAAGGaactataggccgggcgcggtggctcacgcttgtaatcccagcactttgggaggccgaggcgggcggatcacgaggtcaggagatcgagaccacggtgaaaccccgtctctactaaaaatacaaaaaattagccgggcgtggtggcgggcgcctgtagtcccagctactcggagaggctgaggcaggagaatggcgtgaacccgggaggcggagcttccagtgagccgagattgcgccactgcactccagcctggttgacagagcgaccgtctcaaaaaaaaaacaaaaacaaaaagaaagaaggaattatagccgggcgtggtggctcatgcctataatcccaacactttgggaggccgaggtgggtggatcacctgaggtcagtagttggagaccagcctggccaacatggtgaaactaaaaatacaaactaaaaactaaaaatacaaaaaattagctgggtgtggtggcgggtacctgtaatcccagcttctcaggaggctgaggcaggagaatcgctcgaacccgtgaggtggagctCGAAgcgagccgagatcctgccactgcactccggcctggacaacagagtgacactctgtctcaaaaaaaaaaaaaaggaactaaaagTTGGATGGGAGAATAGACAGAAAGGGATAAGAATTGAGGAAACAGGAAGGAACGTGTTCCAGGACTAAGAAGGTCAAATGGGGAGAGATTTTATGGGCTTATACAAAGAATCAGAAGTGGggaaaatggcagaagtaagATGCAGAATCTGAGGTTAGGACTACAAGAATAAAATTTGGATATAAATTGAAGATGGCAGAAGATGAGGCTGGGTGGACCAAAAGAAACGTACAAAATCTCCCATGGATGATGGCCTTATGTCTCATGGCCTATCAGCTaggtattttagaaaataagattcAGGACTCATCAACAGGTTTGGGTTACCTTATACATACACGATCACAGTTGGGAAAGAGAGGTACAAAACATAGGGGAAATCTACCAGGGGAATGGCAAGGGCTCGCAGTTCTCCTAGGTGCAGCTGATAACCCGGGGCCCAGCCAAATGAACTGCAGCAGCATGAAGCTGGCCCAGAACAGACCCCAGAGTACAGATCTCCATTTACTCAGCCAACACCTATGCAAGGGGCAATGAGACGCACTACTTCAGTTGACCTTCACAACAACACACAAGACCAGTAACACTGTGCCACTTTACTAGTGAGGTTCAGCAATGGGCTTGGGTCACACTGCGTGCAAAGGGGTAAGGCCTGTGGGTCTCCGAAGTCCTCAGCGTTTGCAAGCGCCTGCAGGCAGCCAGACCGCGGCATGCGGAGGTTACAGGCATGCGAAATCAAGCTTCTGGAGGGACTTAAATATTAAGAGGCCGCTAGGTCCTCCTCCACCCATTCCAGCACGTGCAACCTTCTCGGCCATCACCATTAACTGAAGTACCCGAGAAAAAACGGCTCGGAGCGTCCATTTTCACAGGATGAGTGGTGGGCGCGCGCGCGCCCTGGGTCCCCCTCCATAAGCCGCAAGACACAGGCGCCCAACTGTCCACAGAGGCTCCTTATGGGgagcctcctctcccctccccgcgTCAGCCCGTCGAGGCACAGCGGGAGGTAGAAAGGGTTgggggcggtggggggagggcaggagaagaatgggtgggggaagggaagatGGGGGCAGTGGATGGTCACCATGGGAAAATCAGTAATTTACCttacaaaaaaatagtttctgATGTATAGTTCACCTAACATAAAATTCACTGTTCAAAATCCGTACGATTCGGCCGGGAgcggcctgtaatctcagcacttcgggaggctgaggcgggcggatcacttgagctcaggagttccagactagcctggccaacatggtgaaaccccgtctttaataaaaatacaagaattagccgggcgtggtggcgcatgcctgtaatcccagctcctcaggaggctgaggcacaagaatcgcttgaacccgggaaggggaggttgcagtgagccgagatcgtgccactgcactccagcctgggtaacagagcgagactcagtctcaaaacaaaaaacaaacaaacaaaaatcgtacaattcagtggcatttagtatgtTCACAAGGTTGTACAATCATTACAACTATCTGAGCCATTACCTTTTCATCATCCCCTGCAAAAAAGCCCTCTACCCATTAGCGGTCACTCCtcattccctcctccctctgacaCCAGGCAACCACCAATCTCTGGATTtaccttttctggacatttcatataaatggaatcatacaacatgtgacctttggtatctggcttctttcatttagtactATGTTTTaaaggtttatctatgttgtagtGTGTGTCtgaactttattccttttcataCTGCATGGTATTCTTATTGTATGACTACACCACATtggcttatccattcatccattactagacatttgggttgtttccaccagCAATTTATATTTGTGGAGAGTTTATTGTGTGCTAGGCAGCACCTGGCTAAGTTAttcatcccatttcacagataaggaggTAGAGAATCTGAAGAATTTGCCCAAGATTAAGAGCTAGCTAGCAACGGCTAGCaatagctgggatttgaacacaggcatT
This Nomascus leucogenys isolate Asia chromosome 14, Asia_NLE_v1, whole genome shotgun sequence DNA region includes the following protein-coding sequences:
- the LOC100579611 gene encoding uncharacterized protein C2orf78-like; its protein translation is MHSLASATQTSASIVSSSVVSAVDVSSSLTMSEDFQNTSLPGTAHSLQLSLPVVNNAAFLTGSISNFSRASAPDISSAWLQPSASGTSFQPLMGSAYLYQHSSTTMLSGVTGQSHICTSAASYPGVFEWDSIASTVKKSSSLRDFTVTAIDQNTAVSSMSMTAQYDKTSDTNTVVLLYPSLSASLVQGTLTQIPNQQGHNLSLPYQIGSQVYYHNQGTMGPPLSCLQSYGSVSYTGYRASAHQPEMVMVLKEVQPTNVLPPASTSGMYYSVSAQPITETGVQAMETSLGMDTSLRLQPPSQTFCLPQTPEFSKSFSSRNTQTLESNPSPELGDISIITPVQSPTNLLTLSPAPSQEKNENENLDKIKTNLSKPLDVYQILIGNQDPPLPLLEIPDIHPLLGCIDPHGQEDQPGSENANLRNNSLSLENQGIFENEIESSSDLADITTWVENTYLPPIFSSLQDLDQPEVPSAKKAKDTSAIKVNQAQEKSYVIKGHSDQVRKNKHKASEPIQGAPKAKIQPKNPEFPLEGEVVVCRATISDSASVNKAKHSSNKPHKAASSRISKTKSHGQEETKGNRKNSSKKSEESKQSGNKVKVEEKQTIPHRKRKKNQPQLSQEIFKKPRSSLGTHLLESVQVFHALGKKIDKKTGFSSSRILGSNTQNRQPFPALQPWLDTRREGKGPEKLEVKAQKLDGSAEKECPSPSHSELPPPGKVKLIPLPFLTLDKPQAQPVSRRPNRLASRRPAVAYRAQPDSTNSAKSTAVNPSQPAPTNTSLTGPATPAQPISTKATQPSSANPTQPTVPQSAASRPSPYKTSSCSSLQQEPVSTAVTSLCSLPKPQNRFLIQDFGPQPRPWRKPTVPEPVMSMPITEEQRPEREAMKRKAQQERENAAKYTSLGKVQFLVERERDMEIAKYYGYTI